In one window of Branchiostoma floridae strain S238N-H82 chromosome 14, Bfl_VNyyK, whole genome shotgun sequence DNA:
- the LOC118430479 gene encoding pre-mRNA-splicing factor SPF27-like, giving the protein MIYYSTNVRRTNRRHTVQSEEERNMAGEVLIDALPYFDQGYDDSGVRELAQALVEEETRRYRPTKNYLSYLPTPDYSAFETEVMKSEFERLEKRQPMELLSMKRYELPAPISGQRNDIAAWTECVENSMAQLEHQATRIENLELMSTFGSNAWKAHNNLLVKMVEKAQKELVSLRKQIQEINWQRKHGQMAAGNQLRELEASWVGLVSKNYEIERACLELEAEITQLRGQDQRVVRREEDKENQPMEY; this is encoded by the exons ATGATATATTATTCCACCAATGTGAGAAGGACAAACAGGCGACATACGGTACagtcagaagaagaaagaaacatggcCGGAGAAGTTCTGATCGACGCTTTGCCGTATTTTGACCAGGGCTATGACGACTCCGGCGTCCGGGAACTG GCCCAGGCACTAGTGGAGGAGGAAACCAGACGTTACCGGCCCACAAAGAACTACCTGAGTTACCTGCCAACTCCGGATTACTCAGCTTTCGAG ACTGAAGTGATGAAGTCAGAGTTTGAAAGACTGGAGAAGAGACAACCCATGGAGCTGCTCAGCATGAAAAG GTACGAACTTCCGGCTCCCATTTCTGGGCAGAGAAACGACATAGCAGCGTGGACGGAGTGTGTGGAAAACTCCATGGCACAGCTAGAGCACCAGGCAACAAG AATAGAAAATCTGGAGCTGATGTCAACATTTGGCTCAAACGCCTGGAAAGCACACAACAA CCTCCTGGTGAAGATGGTTGAAAAGGCACAGAAGGAGCTGGTTTCTCTTAG AAAACAAATCCAGGAGATAAACTGGCAGAGAAAACATGGCCAG ATGGCTGCAGGGAATCAGCTGCGAGAGTTGGAAGCCAg CTGGGTTGGTCTGGTGAGTAAGAACTACGAGATCGAGCGAGCGTGTCTGGAACTGGAAGCTGAGATCACCCAGCTGAGAGGTCAGGACCAGAGAGTGGTGAGGAGAGAGGAGGACAAGGAGAACCAACCCATGGAGTACTGA